The Dokdonella koreensis DS-123 genome has a segment encoding these proteins:
- a CDS encoding 3-hydroxyacyl-CoA dehydrogenase/enoyl-CoA hydratase family protein has product MSANTLLIRKAAVLGAGVMGAQIAAHLVNAGIETILFDLPAKEGDKNGIVTQAIANLAKLSPAPLAEKSLAAAIVPANYDEDLGRLGECDLVIEAIAERMDWKLDLYRRIAPHLSDSAFVASNTSGLSINTLADALPAALRRRFSGIHFFNPPRYMHLVEVIPARETDPALLAGLEAFLTTQLGKGVVYARDTPNFIGNRIGVFSILATMHHTEQFGLGFDEVDAITGPAIGRPKSATYRTSDVVGLDTMAHVIKTMADTLPEDPWHAYFKAPAWLQALIDQGALGQKTGAGFFRKVGKDIHVLDLAQRDYRPAGRAASEEVAAILAIRDPAEKFAKLRASTDRQAQFLWAMFRDLFHYSAYHLADLAETAREVDLAIRWGYGWKLGPFETWQAAGWRQVAQWINEDIAAGKAMSSAPLPAWVTDGREGVHVAEGAYSASAGRPLPRSAHPVYRRQRFPDPLLGERFDTGTTAWENEGVRLWHLGDEVGIVSFKTKMNTVNDAVLDGIQRAIDEAEKTFKGVVLWQTGEPFSAGADLKGALGLLQAGKVDAFDAMVANFQATSQRIKYALVPVVAAVRGMAFGGGCEFQMHSARTVAALESYIGLVEAGVGLLPAGGGLKEIALRAATQAGGGDPFDGVKRMFETIAMAKVSGSALEAKQLGLLRPDDVVVFNAYELLHVASTVAGALAEQGYRPPLPARAIPVAGDVGTATLKMLLVNMLEGRFISPHDFDVASRIADTLCGGSIERGSQVDERWLLDLERRHFVELAQTAKTQERIAHTLATGKPLRN; this is encoded by the coding sequence ATGTCAGCCAACACCCTGCTGATCCGCAAAGCCGCCGTGCTCGGCGCCGGCGTCATGGGCGCGCAGATCGCCGCGCATCTCGTCAACGCCGGCATCGAGACGATCCTCTTCGATCTTCCGGCCAAGGAAGGCGACAAGAACGGCATCGTCACCCAGGCGATCGCGAACCTGGCCAAGCTCTCGCCCGCGCCGCTGGCCGAGAAGTCGCTGGCGGCCGCGATCGTGCCGGCCAACTACGACGAGGACCTCGGGCGCCTCGGCGAGTGCGACCTGGTGATCGAGGCGATCGCCGAACGGATGGACTGGAAGCTGGACCTGTACCGCCGCATCGCGCCGCACCTGTCCGACAGCGCCTTCGTCGCCAGCAATACCTCGGGCCTGTCGATCAACACGCTGGCCGATGCGCTTCCCGCCGCGCTGCGGCGCCGCTTCTCGGGCATCCACTTCTTCAATCCGCCGCGCTACATGCACCTGGTCGAGGTGATTCCCGCGCGCGAGACCGATCCCGCCCTGCTGGCCGGCCTGGAGGCGTTCCTGACCACCCAGCTCGGCAAGGGCGTGGTCTACGCCCGCGATACGCCGAACTTCATCGGCAACCGCATCGGCGTGTTCTCGATCCTCGCCACGATGCACCATACCGAGCAGTTCGGCCTCGGCTTCGACGAGGTCGATGCGATCACCGGGCCGGCGATCGGCCGCCCCAAGAGCGCGACCTACCGCACCTCCGACGTGGTCGGCCTGGACACCATGGCGCACGTCATCAAGACGATGGCCGACACGCTCCCGGAGGATCCCTGGCACGCCTACTTCAAGGCGCCGGCCTGGCTGCAGGCACTGATCGACCAGGGCGCGCTGGGCCAGAAGACCGGGGCTGGTTTCTTCCGCAAGGTCGGCAAGGACATCCACGTGCTCGATCTCGCACAGCGCGACTACCGGCCGGCCGGCCGCGCCGCGTCCGAGGAGGTCGCCGCGATCCTCGCGATCCGCGATCCGGCCGAGAAGTTCGCCAAGCTGCGCGCCTCGACCGACCGCCAGGCCCAGTTCCTGTGGGCGATGTTCCGCGACCTGTTCCACTACAGCGCCTATCACCTGGCCGACCTCGCCGAGACCGCGCGCGAGGTGGACCTGGCGATCCGCTGGGGCTACGGCTGGAAGCTCGGGCCGTTCGAGACCTGGCAGGCCGCCGGCTGGCGCCAGGTCGCGCAGTGGATCAACGAGGACATCGCCGCCGGCAAGGCGATGAGCAGCGCGCCGCTGCCGGCCTGGGTCACCGACGGGCGCGAGGGCGTGCACGTCGCCGAAGGCGCCTATTCCGCCAGCGCCGGCCGCCCGCTGCCGCGCTCGGCGCATCCGGTCTACCGCCGCCAGCGCTTCCCCGATCCGCTGCTCGGCGAGCGCTTCGACACCGGCACCACCGCCTGGGAAAACGAGGGCGTCCGTCTCTGGCACCTCGGTGACGAGGTCGGCATCGTCTCGTTCAAGACCAAGATGAACACCGTCAACGATGCCGTCCTCGACGGCATCCAGCGCGCGATCGACGAGGCCGAGAAGACCTTCAAGGGCGTCGTGCTCTGGCAGACCGGCGAGCCGTTCTCGGCCGGCGCCGACCTCAAGGGCGCACTGGGCCTGCTGCAGGCCGGCAAGGTCGACGCGTTCGATGCGATGGTCGCCAACTTCCAGGCGACCAGCCAGCGCATCAAGTACGCGCTGGTCCCGGTGGTCGCCGCGGTGCGCGGCATGGCCTTCGGCGGCGGCTGCGAGTTCCAGATGCATTCGGCACGCACCGTCGCCGCGCTGGAAAGCTACATCGGCCTGGTCGAGGCCGGCGTCGGCCTGCTGCCGGCCGGCGGCGGGCTCAAGGAAATCGCCTTGCGCGCCGCGACGCAGGCGGGCGGCGGCGACCCGTTCGACGGCGTCAAGCGCATGTTCGAGACGATCGCCATGGCCAAGGTCTCGGGCTCCGCGCTGGAGGCCAAGCAGCTGGGCCTGCTGCGGCCGGACGACGTCGTCGTGTTCAACGCCTACGAGCTGCTCCACGTCGCGTCCACGGTGGCCGGCGCGCTCGCCGAGCAGGGCTACCGGCCGCCGCTGCCGGCGCGTGCGATTCCGGTGGCGGGCGACGTCGGCACGGCGACGCTCAAGATGCTGCTGGTCAACATGCTGGAGGGCCGCTTCATCTCGCCGCACGACTTCGACGTCGCCAGCCGCATCGCCGATACGTTGTGCGGCGGCTCGATCGAGCGCGGCTCGCAGGTCGACGAACGCTGGCTGCTGGACCTGGAGCGCCGGCATTTCGTCGAGCTCGCGCAGACCGCCAAGACCCAGGAACGCATCGCCCACACGCTGGCCACCGGCAAGCCGCTGCGGAACTGA
- a CDS encoding TetR/AcrR family transcriptional regulator: MDITPFSTRQRILGAAEELFARHGFAGASLRQVTASAKVNLAAVNYHFGSKENLIEEVFRRRLDELNARRLELLAQCRDRPQLSLEEVLDAFVRPALELSLSDNGGAAFVRVLARAYAEHDERLRRFLSDNYGHVLKEFAAVFARLLPRLDKEELYWRLDIVSGALTYAMADFGVLKRRGDVSEQVHRERTASHLIRFAAAGLRAA, translated from the coding sequence GTGGACATCACCCCGTTTTCCACCCGGCAGCGCATTCTCGGCGCTGCCGAGGAACTGTTCGCCCGGCATGGCTTCGCCGGCGCTTCGCTGCGCCAGGTGACAGCCAGCGCCAAGGTCAACCTCGCCGCGGTCAACTACCACTTCGGCTCGAAGGAAAACCTCATCGAGGAAGTGTTCCGGCGCCGGCTGGACGAACTCAACGCACGCCGCCTGGAGCTGCTGGCGCAGTGCCGCGACCGGCCGCAGCTGAGCCTGGAGGAGGTGCTGGACGCCTTCGTGCGGCCGGCGCTGGAGCTGTCGCTGAGCGACAACGGCGGCGCCGCCTTCGTCCGCGTGCTGGCACGCGCCTATGCCGAGCACGACGAACGCCTGCGGCGCTTCCTCTCGGACAACTACGGCCACGTCCTCAAGGAGTTCGCCGCCGTCTTCGCGCGCCTGCTGCCGCGCCTGGACAAGGAGGAGCTCTACTGGCGGCTGGACATCGTCTCCGGCGCCCTCACCTACGCGATGGCCGATTTCGGCGTGCTCAAGCGCCGGGGCGACGTCAGCGAGCAGGTACACCGGGAACGCACCGCCTCCCATCTGATCCGCTTCGCCGCCGCCGGCCTGCGCGCCGCGTGA
- the ndk gene encoding nucleoside-diphosphate kinase: protein MALERTLSIIKPDAVAKNVIGEIYTRFEKAGLKIVAARYKQLSRAEAEGFYAVHRERPFFKALVDFMISGPVMIQALEGEDAIAKNRQLMGATDPKKADAGTIRADFADSIDANAVHGSDAAETAAVEIAYFFAATEVVSR, encoded by the coding sequence ATGGCGCTGGAGCGCACCCTGTCCATCATCAAGCCCGATGCCGTCGCCAAGAACGTCATCGGCGAGATCTACACGCGTTTCGAGAAGGCCGGCCTCAAGATCGTGGCCGCCCGCTACAAGCAGCTCTCGCGCGCCGAGGCCGAAGGCTTCTACGCGGTCCATCGCGAGCGTCCGTTCTTCAAGGCGCTGGTCGATTTCATGATTTCCGGCCCGGTCATGATCCAGGCGCTGGAAGGCGAGGACGCGATCGCCAAGAACCGCCAGCTGATGGGCGCGACCGATCCGAAGAAGGCCGACGCCGGCACGATCCGCGCCGATTTCGCCGACTCGATCGACGCCAATGCCGTGCACGGTTCGGACGCCGCCGAGACCGCGGCGGTCGAGATCGCCTACTTCTTCGCGGCGACCGAGGTCGTCTCGCGCTGA
- the rlmN gene encoding 23S rRNA (adenine(2503)-C(2))-methyltransferase RlmN, translated as MDAVTTPRTNLFGFDREELRGFFAQLGEKPYRADQVMKWVYHRHVTDFAQMSDVGKALREKLQAVAEIVPPSVLFEKQSADGTHKWLLGMDGANAIETVFIPETSRGTLCVSSQVGCGLNCQFCSTATQGFNRNLSTAEIIGQVWVAARHLGNVPHHQRKLTNVVMMGMGEPLLNFDNVVRAMSIMRDDLGFGLANKRVTLSTAGLVPMIDRLSETSDVSLAVSLHAPDDALRTSIVPLNKKYPIAELLAACQRYAAKRPRTTITFEYTMLKGINDQPEHARQLVKLMRKVPSKVNLIPFNPFAGTRFERSDEPVIRAFQKILLDAGVLTMVRRTRGDDIDAACGQLKGQVVDRTRRQAEFRRTLERGVADAA; from the coding sequence ATGGACGCCGTGACGACTCCCAGGACCAACCTGTTCGGCTTCGATCGCGAGGAGCTGCGCGGATTCTTCGCGCAGCTCGGCGAGAAGCCGTATCGGGCGGACCAGGTCATGAAGTGGGTCTATCACCGGCACGTCACCGATTTCGCGCAGATGAGCGACGTCGGCAAGGCATTGCGCGAGAAGCTCCAGGCCGTGGCCGAGATCGTGCCGCCGAGCGTGCTGTTCGAGAAGCAGTCGGCCGACGGCACGCACAAGTGGCTGCTCGGCATGGACGGGGCCAACGCGATCGAGACGGTGTTCATCCCGGAGACCTCGCGCGGCACGCTGTGCGTGTCCTCGCAGGTCGGCTGCGGGCTGAACTGCCAGTTCTGCTCGACCGCCACGCAGGGCTTCAACCGCAACCTGTCCACCGCCGAGATCATCGGCCAGGTCTGGGTCGCGGCGCGCCACCTCGGCAACGTCCCGCACCACCAGCGCAAGCTCACCAATGTCGTCATGATGGGCATGGGCGAGCCGCTGCTGAACTTCGACAACGTCGTCCGCGCGATGAGCATCATGCGCGACGACCTCGGCTTCGGGCTGGCCAACAAGCGGGTCACGCTCTCGACCGCCGGCCTGGTGCCGATGATCGACCGGTTGTCGGAGACCAGCGACGTCTCGCTGGCGGTGTCGCTGCACGCGCCCGACGACGCGCTGCGCACCTCGATCGTCCCGCTCAACAAGAAGTACCCGATCGCCGAGCTGCTGGCGGCCTGCCAGCGCTATGCCGCCAAGCGGCCGCGCACGACGATCACCTTCGAATACACGATGCTCAAGGGCATCAACGACCAGCCCGAACACGCGCGCCAGCTGGTCAAGCTGATGCGCAAGGTGCCGAGCAAGGTCAACCTGATCCCGTTCAACCCGTTCGCCGGCACCCGCTTCGAGCGGTCCGACGAGCCCGTGATCCGCGCGTTCCAGAAGATCCTGCTCGACGCCGGCGTGCTGACGATGGTGCGCCGCACGCGCGGCGACGACATCGACGCCGCCTGCGGCCAGCTCAAGGGCCAGGTCGTGGACCGGACCCGCCGCCAGGCCGAGTTCCGCCGCACGCTGGAGCGGGGGGTGGCCGATGCCGCGTAG
- the pilW gene encoding type IV pilus biogenesis/stability protein PilW produces MPRSPALALIVLLLSGVAGCVTTGSGIAPNSNAPTQKQEAARANTELGQRYMQQGKLELAMEKLNRALEVDSSYADAHTVIAVLYERIGNAAKAGEHYRRAAQLKPNSGAEANNYGWFLCNSGKPDEAVPYFDRAIADPFYRTPALALGNAGICLARAGKYDEAEQKLRVALETDQNNTEALYQMASVLYAKRDYFRARAFMQRYEGMARARPETLMLGRNIELQLGNADAARDYTRRLLQDFPNSQQARLLDAPGTS; encoded by the coding sequence ATGCCGCGTAGCCCGGCCCTGGCCTTGATCGTGCTGCTCCTTTCCGGAGTGGCCGGTTGCGTCACCACCGGCAGCGGTATCGCTCCCAACTCCAACGCACCGACCCAGAAGCAGGAAGCGGCGCGCGCCAACACCGAGCTCGGCCAGCGCTACATGCAGCAGGGCAAGCTGGAGCTGGCGATGGAGAAGCTCAATCGCGCGCTGGAGGTCGATTCGTCGTACGCCGACGCGCATACCGTCATCGCCGTGCTCTACGAGCGCATCGGCAATGCGGCCAAGGCCGGCGAGCACTACCGCCGGGCCGCGCAGCTCAAGCCCAACAGCGGCGCCGAGGCCAACAACTACGGCTGGTTCCTGTGCAACAGCGGCAAGCCCGACGAGGCCGTTCCGTACTTCGATCGCGCGATCGCCGACCCGTTCTACCGGACACCGGCGCTGGCGCTCGGCAATGCCGGCATCTGCCTGGCCCGGGCCGGCAAGTACGACGAGGCCGAGCAGAAGCTGCGCGTCGCGCTGGAAACCGACCAGAACAACACCGAGGCGCTGTACCAGATGGCTTCGGTGCTCTATGCCAAGCGCGACTACTTCCGCGCCCGCGCGTTCATGCAGCGCTACGAGGGTATGGCGCGCGCGCGACCGGAAACGCTGATGCTCGGCCGCAACATCGAACTCCAGTTGGGTAATGCGGACGCCGCCCGCGACTACACGCGGCGCCTGCTGCAGGATTTCCCCAATTCGCAGCAGGCCCGCCTGCTCGATGCACCGGGAACGTCGTGA
- a CDS encoding helix-turn-helix domain-containing protein produces MAIESVSLAGGTAAQDAHPQGDALDTGEGSLGQHLRAAREARGWSRDDVAARLRLPIRLIARIEADDYGGMTQGVYLRGYLTSYSRLLGLPIESAEQVAEQHTEATPIVATGTVPRSRYLLDRYSVTATYLILTGLILGPTVWFAATRGGIEQSLVRTTPLDTSATTLPLPAPASATGTVAAMPVEVSPAPVATPRIEAPPPPVVASMAPFPSRPAAPVTTEGGHALVLKVSQASWVEVFDAEGKRLEYGLLQAGTERSYRSATPLAVRLGNAEGVELEADGTRIDLTPYRRANVAHVRVFGPGAVVARIEP; encoded by the coding sequence ATGGCTATCGAATCCGTAAGTCTTGCAGGCGGAACGGCAGCACAGGACGCGCATCCACAGGGGGACGCGCTCGACACCGGGGAAGGCTCGCTGGGACAGCACCTGCGTGCGGCCCGCGAGGCACGCGGCTGGAGCCGCGACGACGTGGCCGCGCGCTTGCGGCTGCCGATCAGGCTGATCGCGCGGATCGAGGCGGACGACTACGGCGGCATGACGCAAGGGGTCTACCTGCGCGGCTACCTGACCAGCTACTCGCGGCTGCTCGGGTTGCCGATCGAGTCGGCCGAGCAGGTCGCCGAGCAGCACACCGAGGCGACGCCGATCGTCGCCACCGGCACGGTGCCGCGATCGCGCTACCTGCTCGACCGCTATTCGGTCACGGCGACCTACCTCATCCTCACAGGCCTGATCCTGGGCCCTACGGTCTGGTTCGCCGCGACGCGCGGCGGGATCGAGCAGAGCCTGGTCAGGACCACGCCGCTCGACACCTCCGCGACCACGCTGCCGCTGCCGGCACCGGCTTCCGCGACCGGCACGGTCGCGGCGATGCCGGTGGAGGTTTCGCCCGCGCCCGTGGCCACGCCGCGGATCGAGGCACCACCCCCGCCGGTGGTCGCATCGATGGCGCCGTTCCCGAGCCGTCCGGCCGCGCCGGTCACGACCGAGGGGGGGCATGCGCTGGTGCTCAAGGTCAGCCAGGCCAGCTGGGTCGAGGTGTTCGACGCGGAGGGCAAGCGCCTGGAGTACGGCCTGCTGCAGGCCGGGACCGAGCGCAGCTACCGCAGCGCGACGCCGCTGGCGGTGCGGCTGGGCAACGCCGAAGGCGTCGAGCTGGAGGCCGACGGCACGCGCATCGACCTGACGCCGTACCGGCGTGCGAATGTCGCCCACGTACGGGTGTTCGGCCCGGGCGCCGTCGTCGCACGCATCGAACCCTGA
- a CDS encoding YfgM family protein, with translation MAFELLDEHEQGEVVRKWLRQNTMSIATGIVLALLLIFGWQQWKQRQGRQVVEAALQYQALTKAVDEKRIEDADAIAAALRKDYTGTAYAVMAALGQAERAVTKGDLKAATADLEWALSKASVPALKQLISLRLAQARLADGDANGAIGLLDGIGKEDYAGQVAELRGDALVKLDRAEEARAAYQDALTKLDPQTPNRMFVQMKLDDLGGAPAAQQQGS, from the coding sequence ATGGCTTTTGAACTTCTTGACGAACACGAGCAGGGCGAGGTCGTCCGCAAGTGGCTTCGCCAGAACACGATGTCGATCGCGACCGGCATCGTCCTCGCCCTCCTGCTGATCTTCGGCTGGCAGCAATGGAAGCAGCGCCAGGGCCGCCAGGTGGTCGAAGCGGCCCTGCAGTACCAGGCGCTGACCAAGGCGGTCGACGAAAAGCGCATCGAGGATGCCGACGCCATCGCCGCCGCCCTGCGCAAGGACTACACCGGCACCGCCTATGCGGTGATGGCCGCGCTGGGCCAGGCCGAGCGCGCGGTCACCAAGGGTGACCTGAAGGCCGCCACCGCCGATCTGGAGTGGGCGCTGTCCAAGGCCAGCGTGCCGGCGCTGAAGCAGTTGATCAGCCTGCGCCTGGCACAGGCCCGCCTGGCCGACGGCGACGCCAACGGCGCGATCGGCCTGCTCGACGGCATCGGCAAGGAAGACTATGCCGGCCAGGTCGCGGAACTGCGCGGCGACGCGCTGGTCAAGCTCGATCGCGCCGAGGAGGCGCGGGCCGCCTACCAGGATGCGCTGACCAAGCTCGATCCGCAGACGCCGAACCGGATGTTCGTCCAGATGAAGCTCGACGATCTCGGTGGCGCGCCCGCCGCACAGCAGCAGGGCTCGTGA
- the bamB gene encoding outer membrane protein assembly factor BamB has product MKFSTVAVVVLAVLLGGCNWFRGIGKKDNVEPPTPLAEQFAPSLSIQRVWNGNVGDGPGQSGVPMVPAVADGRLYAADIDGNLSAYDAATGKRLWNVHSGKRSGMYWRRTDTSVRWSGGPSVAGDLVVVGGLDGQVAAYSAADGAERWVVDVSSEVIAPPAISGDLVVVRSNDGRLYGLSAADGSRRWVFDQGVPPLSLRGNSTPRIAGSMVYSGFDNGKIVAVNLADGTQSWVQTVGLGEGRTEVDRLADVDGELVVDGNELFAAGYRGIVTALYADSGRTAWQRDLSSYAGVAVTNNVVAAVDADGNVWAFDRQSGANLWKQDQLKYRWLSAPAAHGGAIVVGDLEGWVHWLSADDGKLIARERLGKKPIVGKPVVDGDTVYVEDSEGRLGAWRTAQ; this is encoded by the coding sequence ATGAAGTTCTCCACCGTCGCCGTCGTCGTTCTGGCCGTCCTGCTGGGCGGATGCAATTGGTTCCGCGGTATCGGCAAGAAGGACAACGTCGAGCCGCCGACGCCGCTGGCCGAGCAGTTCGCCCCGTCGCTGTCGATCCAGCGCGTGTGGAACGGCAATGTCGGCGACGGTCCGGGCCAGTCCGGCGTGCCGATGGTGCCGGCGGTGGCCGACGGCCGGCTCTATGCGGCCGACATCGACGGCAATCTCTCCGCGTACGACGCGGCGACCGGCAAGCGGCTGTGGAACGTGCACAGCGGCAAGCGCTCGGGCATGTACTGGCGCCGGACCGATACCAGCGTGCGCTGGTCGGGCGGTCCTTCGGTCGCCGGCGATCTCGTCGTGGTCGGCGGGCTGGACGGCCAGGTGGCGGCCTATTCGGCAGCCGACGGCGCCGAGCGCTGGGTCGTGGACGTCTCCTCCGAGGTGATCGCCCCGCCGGCGATCAGCGGCGACCTCGTCGTCGTCCGCAGCAACGACGGCCGCCTGTACGGCCTGAGCGCCGCCGACGGCAGCCGGCGCTGGGTGTTCGACCAGGGCGTGCCGCCGCTGAGCCTGCGCGGCAACTCCACGCCGCGCATCGCCGGCAGCATGGTCTACTCCGGCTTCGACAACGGCAAGATCGTCGCGGTGAACCTCGCCGACGGTACCCAGTCCTGGGTGCAGACGGTGGGCCTGGGTGAGGGCCGTACCGAAGTGGACCGCCTGGCCGACGTCGACGGCGAACTGGTCGTCGACGGCAACGAGCTGTTCGCGGCGGGCTACCGCGGCATCGTCACTGCCCTGTACGCCGACAGCGGCCGCACCGCCTGGCAGCGCGACCTGTCCAGCTACGCCGGTGTCGCGGTGACCAACAACGTCGTCGCGGCGGTCGATGCCGACGGCAACGTCTGGGCGTTCGATCGCCAGAGCGGCGCGAACCTCTGGAAGCAGGACCAGCTCAAGTACCGCTGGCTGTCGGCGCCGGCCGCCCACGGCGGCGCGATCGTCGTCGGCGACCTGGAGGGCTGGGTGCACTGGCTGTCGGCCGACGACGGCAAGCTGATCGCGCGCGAGCGGCTCGGCAAGAAGCCGATCGTCGGCAAGCCCGTCGTCGACGGCGACACCGTCTACGTCGAGGACAGCGAAGGCCGTCTCGGCGCCTGGCGCACCGCGCAATGA
- the der gene encoding ribosome biogenesis GTPase Der, with product MLPVVALVGRPNVGKSTLFNVLTRSRDALVADLPGVTRDRHYGICRLGTRQFMVVDTGGLADSDEGLAGLTALQVQAAIDEADVVVFVVDARDGLLPGDPMVLDRLRRASKPLLLAVNKVDGLDEHVALAEFARLGIADPLPLAASHGRGVQPLLDAVTPLLPAEIEEPAEAADAGGVRVAIVGRPNVGKSTLVNRLLGEDRVIVSDVAGTTRDSIRIALERDGKRYTLIDTAGVRRRARIEDAVEKFSVIKTLQSIEAANVVVLLLDAKEGVTDQDAGLIGHVLEAQRALVIAVNKWDGLSAYDREQCRTSLSRKLDFVAWAPQVTISALHGSGIGELMKAVNRSHAAASRTFTSSELTRALEAAYEGYQPPLVRGHAPKLKYAHPGGTNPPTIVIHGSRTRHLADAYRRYLENFFRKRYRLVGTPIRIEFRDGENPYAGKRNELTEGQQRRRQRMIRNAKRGKR from the coding sequence GTGTTGCCAGTCGTAGCCCTCGTCGGGCGTCCCAACGTCGGCAAGTCGACGTTGTTCAACGTGCTCACGCGCTCGCGCGACGCCCTGGTCGCCGACCTGCCGGGCGTCACCCGCGATCGCCACTACGGCATCTGCCGCTTGGGCACGCGGCAGTTCATGGTCGTGGATACCGGCGGCCTGGCCGACAGCGACGAGGGACTGGCCGGGTTGACCGCGCTCCAGGTGCAGGCGGCGATCGACGAGGCCGACGTCGTCGTCTTCGTGGTCGATGCCCGCGACGGGCTGCTGCCCGGCGACCCGATGGTCCTGGACCGGCTGCGCCGCGCGTCCAAGCCGCTGTTGCTGGCCGTCAACAAGGTCGACGGCCTCGACGAGCACGTGGCACTGGCCGAGTTCGCGCGGCTGGGCATCGCCGATCCGCTGCCGCTGGCCGCCTCGCACGGGCGCGGCGTGCAGCCGCTGCTCGATGCCGTCACGCCGCTGCTGCCGGCCGAGATCGAAGAGCCGGCCGAAGCCGCCGACGCAGGCGGGGTCCGCGTCGCCATCGTCGGCCGGCCCAACGTCGGCAAGTCGACCCTGGTCAACCGCCTGCTCGGCGAGGACCGCGTCATCGTCTCGGACGTGGCCGGCACGACGCGCGACTCGATCCGCATCGCGCTCGAGCGCGACGGCAAGCGCTACACGCTGATCGACACCGCCGGCGTGCGCCGGCGCGCGCGGATCGAGGATGCGGTCGAGAAATTCAGCGTGATCAAGACGCTGCAGTCGATCGAGGCGGCCAACGTCGTGGTGCTGCTGCTCGACGCGAAGGAGGGCGTCACCGACCAGGACGCCGGCCTGATCGGCCACGTGCTCGAGGCGCAGCGCGCACTGGTCATCGCGGTCAACAAATGGGACGGGCTGTCCGCCTACGATCGGGAGCAGTGCCGCACCTCGCTGTCGCGCAAGCTCGACTTCGTCGCCTGGGCGCCGCAGGTGACGATCTCGGCGCTGCACGGCAGCGGCATCGGCGAGCTGATGAAGGCGGTCAACCGCAGCCATGCCGCCGCCAGCCGGACGTTCACCTCCTCCGAGCTGACGCGCGCGCTGGAGGCGGCCTACGAGGGCTACCAGCCGCCGCTGGTGCGCGGGCACGCGCCCAAGCTCAAGTACGCGCATCCGGGTGGCACCAATCCGCCGACCATCGTCATCCACGGCTCGCGCACCCGGCACCTGGCCGACGCCTACCGCCGCTACCTCGAGAATTTCTTCCGCAAGCGCTACCGGCTGGTCGGCACGCCGATCCGCATCGAGTTCCGCGACGGCGAGAATCCGTACGCGGGCAAGCGCAACGAGCTGACCGAAGGCCAGCAGCGCCGTCGCCAGCGCATGATCCGCAACGCCAAGCGAGGCAAGCGCTGA
- the mobA gene encoding molybdenum cofactor guanylyltransferase, translating into MTAAITCAILAGGAATRLGGRDKGLELLGGRPLVAWVLAAEGLRPAEPATLERVLIVANRNLRAYGHHAETISDTLPGHRGPLAGIAAALAACASPWLLTVPVDCPIPPVDLAERLCAAATAGGPAVVAHDGERRQPLFALYASGLAGAAAVAAAQGLGVHAWQTAIGAREVDFSASRVHFGNLNTAEDFAAFDEHLRKRS; encoded by the coding sequence ATGACCGCAGCGATCACCTGCGCGATCCTGGCCGGCGGTGCCGCCACACGGCTGGGCGGACGCGACAAGGGCCTGGAGCTGCTCGGCGGACGGCCGCTGGTGGCCTGGGTCCTCGCAGCCGAGGGGCTGCGGCCGGCGGAGCCGGCGACGCTGGAGCGCGTCCTGATCGTCGCCAACCGCAATCTTCGCGCCTACGGCCACCACGCCGAGACGATCAGCGACACGCTGCCCGGCCATCGTGGCCCGCTGGCCGGCATCGCCGCCGCACTGGCCGCCTGCGCGAGCCCGTGGCTGCTGACCGTGCCGGTCGACTGCCCGATTCCGCCGGTCGACCTGGCCGAGCGCCTGTGCGCCGCCGCCACGGCCGGTGGCCCGGCCGTGGTCGCCCATGACGGCGAGCGGCGCCAGCCGCTGTTCGCGCTGTACGCATCCGGCCTGGCCGGCGCGGCCGCCGTTGCGGCGGCGCAAGGCCTCGGCGTGCATGCCTGGCAGACCGCGATCGGGGCACGCGAGGTTGATTTCTCCGCGAGCCGCGTACACTTCGGCAATCTGAATACCGCCGAAGACTTCGCCGCTTTCGATGAACACCTGCGCAAGCGCTCCTGA